A genomic segment from Streptosporangium roseum DSM 43021 encodes:
- a CDS encoding carbohydrate ABC transporter permease, whose translation MTLHVDTPAPARPGPRRPSGHRGSGRGGGGLARFDLRATPYFLVSPYFLLFAVFGVFPLGYTLWVSLHDWELAGDKTFVGIDNYVSLITDEAFWNAVINTLGMFVMSTVPQLVLALILANALNKRIRGRLFFRLGVLLPLITSVVAVAVVFTQLYGRDYGMINWFLGLFGVDAINWQNEKWSSWIAISTMIDWRWTGYNAIILLAAMQTIPKDLYEAAAIDGATARRQFWQITIPMLRPTIIFTVFISTIGGLTLFTEPVMFDGNPTMAGGATGQYQTVAMFIVKEAFRDFDFGYASAAAWLLFALILIGTLINYSFTRRIGGSK comes from the coding sequence ATGACCCTGCACGTCGACACTCCGGCTCCGGCCCGGCCAGGCCCCCGCCGGCCGTCCGGGCACCGGGGCTCGGGAAGGGGCGGCGGCGGACTCGCCAGGTTCGACCTCCGGGCGACTCCCTACTTCCTCGTCTCCCCCTACTTCCTGCTCTTCGCCGTCTTCGGCGTCTTCCCGCTCGGCTACACCCTCTGGGTGTCGCTGCACGACTGGGAGCTCGCCGGGGACAAGACCTTCGTCGGGATCGACAACTACGTCTCCCTGATCACCGACGAGGCCTTCTGGAACGCGGTGATCAACACGCTCGGCATGTTCGTCATGTCGACGGTCCCGCAGCTCGTCCTCGCCCTGATCCTCGCCAACGCGCTCAACAAGCGCATCCGGGGCCGGCTCTTCTTCCGCCTCGGCGTGCTGCTGCCGCTGATCACCTCCGTCGTCGCCGTCGCCGTCGTCTTCACCCAGCTCTACGGGCGCGACTACGGAATGATCAACTGGTTCCTCGGCCTCTTCGGCGTCGACGCGATCAACTGGCAGAACGAGAAGTGGTCCTCGTGGATCGCGATCTCCACGATGATCGACTGGCGCTGGACCGGCTACAACGCGATCATCCTGCTCGCCGCCATGCAGACCATCCCCAAGGACCTCTACGAGGCCGCGGCCATCGACGGCGCCACGGCGCGGCGGCAGTTCTGGCAGATCACCATCCCGATGCTGCGCCCGACGATCATCTTCACGGTGTTCATCTCGACCATCGGCGGCCTGACGCTGTTCACCGAACCGGTCATGTTCGACGGCAACCCGACGATGGCCGGCGGTGCCACCGGCCAGTACCAGACCGTGGCGATGTTCATCGTCAAGGAGGCGTTCCGCGACTTCGACTTCGGCTACGCCTCGGCCGCCGCCTGGCTGCTGTTCGCGCTGATCCTCATCGGCACGCTCATCAACTACTCCTTCACCCGCCGTATCGGGGGTTCCAAGTGA
- a CDS encoding TetR/AcrR family transcriptional regulator → MRLDPRRERAILDATMELLSEVGFDRMSVDQIARRASASKATIYRRWPGKEALVVDLVCNHLEIDVAPPPDTGSMRGDLVAVVAGFCRTLEQKHGLVFALVPALLTAPGLAAALRANVPRPDITGTVPLLDRARERGELPGGADPGEIRRVTEALVWHRLLITGEPLDGAFAEETVDRVLLPLIRAWSTATP, encoded by the coding sequence TTGCGGCTCGACCCCAGGCGAGAGCGGGCGATTCTCGACGCGACCATGGAACTGCTCTCCGAGGTCGGATTCGACCGCATGTCCGTCGACCAGATCGCCAGGCGCGCCAGCGCGAGCAAGGCCACGATCTACCGCCGCTGGCCGGGCAAGGAGGCCCTGGTCGTGGACCTGGTCTGCAACCATCTGGAGATCGACGTCGCACCGCCGCCCGACACGGGGTCGATGCGCGGCGACCTGGTGGCGGTGGTGGCCGGATTCTGCCGGACCCTGGAGCAGAAGCACGGCCTGGTCTTCGCGCTGGTCCCCGCCCTGCTCACCGCCCCCGGCCTGGCCGCCGCCCTGCGCGCGAACGTGCCGCGCCCCGACATCACCGGCACCGTCCCGCTCCTCGACCGCGCCCGCGAGCGGGGCGAGCTGCCGGGCGGGGCCGACCCCGGCGAGATCAGGAGGGTCACCGAGGCCCTGGTCTGGCACCGGCTCCTCATCACCGGAGAGCCGCTGGACGGCGCCTTCGCGGAGGAGACGGTCGACCGGGTGCTGCTGCCGCTGATCCGCGCCTGGTCCACCGCCACTCCCTGA
- a CDS encoding oxidoreductase, giving the protein MWTPDDIPDLTGSTAVVTGANGGIGLATASRLAGRGARVIVTARDLARGEAAVKAVRAETPGARIEPRVLDLADLGSVRGFAAAFDEPIDILVNNAGIGMIPRRTTADGFEMQFGTNHLGHFALTGLLLPHLLARPGARVVTVSSDAHSLGRIDFDDLGLERRYGRFSAYGRSKLANLLFTLELQRRAGDRLLSVATHPGATATGIMKLGVLTRPAGALMRLALQSPDRGAIPSLYAATSPEVTGGRFIGPGPKTLTPSPKALDETVARRLWEASEELTGVRFETITQHS; this is encoded by the coding sequence ATGTGGACTCCGGACGACATCCCCGACCTGACCGGTTCCACCGCGGTGGTCACCGGCGCCAACGGCGGCATCGGGCTCGCGACCGCGTCACGGCTGGCCGGGCGCGGCGCCCGGGTGATCGTGACCGCGCGCGACCTCGCCAGGGGGGAGGCGGCGGTGAAGGCGGTCCGGGCGGAGACGCCGGGCGCGCGGATCGAGCCGAGAGTGCTGGATCTGGCCGATCTGGGCTCGGTGCGGGGCTTCGCGGCCGCCTTCGACGAGCCGATCGACATACTGGTCAACAATGCAGGAATTGGCATGATCCCCCGGCGGACCACCGCCGACGGCTTCGAGATGCAGTTCGGCACCAACCATCTGGGCCACTTCGCGCTGACCGGGCTGCTGCTGCCCCATCTGCTCGCCAGGCCGGGCGCCCGGGTCGTCACGGTCTCCAGCGACGCGCACAGCCTGGGCAGAATCGACTTCGACGACCTGGGGCTCGAACGCCGGTACGGACGGTTCTCGGCCTACGGCAGATCGAAGCTGGCCAACCTGCTGTTCACGCTGGAACTGCAGCGCCGGGCGGGGGACCGGCTGCTCAGCGTGGCCACCCACCCCGGCGCGACGGCCACCGGCATCATGAAGCTGGGCGTGCTCACCCGGCCGGCCGGCGCTCTCATGCGGCTGGCGCTCCAGTCTCCCGACAGGGGCGCGATCCCCTCCCTCTACGCCGCGACCTCTCCCGAGGTGACCGGAGGCCGGTTCATCGGTCCCGGCCCGAAGACCCTGACCCCTTCGCCCAAGGCGCTGGACGAGACGGTGGCCCGGCGGCTGTGGGAGGCGTCGGAGGAGCTCACAGGCGTACGATTCGAGACGATCACACAGCACTCGTAG
- a CDS encoding LacI family DNA-binding transcriptional regulator, which translates to MNGDRRPTLEAVAALAGVGRGTVSRVINGSPKVSEKARGAVQQAIQELGYVPNRAARALVTRRTDTVALVVSESELRVFDEPYFAGTIRGIGSALSETGLQLILAMAQTPQDHERLEHYLTGQHVDGVLLISLHGADPLPGRLEAMGVPTVIGGRPVGLTPYSYVDVDNRAGARQAVKYLLGKGRRRIATIAGPQDMGVGVDRLAGYRDALLATGMTEIVAYGDFSEESGIVAMRGLLAGNPDVDAVFTASDPMALGAIRVLREEGKKIPEDVAVIGFDDSPAGSHSSPALTTVHQPTEAMGRQMAHLLVARINGEHLEQPVVILDTHLVERASA; encoded by the coding sequence ATGAACGGCGACCGTCGTCCGACGCTTGAGGCGGTCGCGGCCCTGGCCGGTGTCGGCCGTGGCACGGTGTCGCGGGTCATCAACGGCTCACCGAAGGTGAGCGAGAAGGCCCGCGGCGCGGTCCAGCAGGCGATCCAGGAGCTGGGCTACGTCCCGAACCGGGCGGCCCGCGCGCTGGTCACCCGGCGCACCGACACGGTCGCGCTGGTGGTCTCGGAGTCGGAGTTACGCGTCTTCGACGAACCCTACTTCGCCGGGACCATCCGCGGCATCGGCTCGGCCCTGTCCGAGACCGGTCTGCAACTCATCCTGGCGATGGCCCAGACGCCGCAGGACCACGAGCGGCTGGAGCACTACCTGACCGGGCAGCACGTCGACGGGGTGCTGCTGATCTCGCTGCACGGCGCCGACCCGCTGCCCGGGCGGCTGGAGGCGATGGGCGTGCCGACCGTCATCGGCGGCCGCCCCGTCGGCCTGACCCCATACAGCTACGTCGACGTGGACAACCGGGCCGGCGCCCGGCAGGCGGTCAAATACCTGCTGGGCAAGGGCCGCCGCCGGATCGCCACCATCGCGGGTCCGCAGGACATGGGGGTGGGCGTGGACCGGCTCGCGGGCTACCGTGACGCGCTGCTCGCCACCGGCATGACCGAGATCGTGGCCTACGGCGACTTCAGCGAGGAGAGCGGCATCGTCGCCATGCGCGGCCTCCTCGCCGGCAACCCCGACGTCGACGCGGTGTTCACCGCCTCCGACCCGATGGCGCTGGGCGCGATCCGGGTGCTGCGGGAGGAGGGCAAGAAGATCCCCGAGGACGTCGCGGTGATCGGGTTCGACGACTCCCCCGCCGGATCGCACTCCTCCCCCGCACTCACCACCGTGCACCAGCCCACCGAGGCGATGGGCCGCCAGATGGCCCATCTCCTCGTCGCCCGCATCAACGGCGAGCATCTGGAACAGCCCGTGGTGATACTCGACACCCATCTGGTCGAGCGGGCCTCCGCGTAA
- a CDS encoding GH1 family beta-glucosidase — MTTQETRIQTPDLVFPTGFVWGAATSAYQIEGAVSEDGRGRSIWDTFVQQPGRVVNGENADVAIDHYHRYRDDVRMMADLGLGAYRFSVSWPRIQPDGSGAINSKGLDFYSRLVDELLASGVDPWVTLYHWDLPQALEDAGGWPSRETSKRFADYAAAVHDALGDRVRNWSTINEPWCAAFLGYASGEHAPGRREPAQAVRAAHHLLLAHGLATSAMRAQRADSRIGGSVNLYAISPQTGSEADQDAARRIDGLQNRFFLDALLKGEYPADVLEDLAEVPGFVQDGDMKVISAPLDMLLINYYSRFTVSGTPGGAASAAAAPTGTGSPWVGSEDVSFVEGGRPVTAMGWEIDDSGLHEILLRLAREYPRIPLVISENGAAFDDVVGADGVVHDHDRLNYIDAHLRTCHAAIEAGVPLEGYFAWSLMDNFEWAWGYGKRFGLVRVDYESQLRVPKESALWYAGTIRRGGLSGPAE, encoded by the coding sequence ATGACCACGCAAGAGACGCGGATTCAGACCCCGGATCTGGTGTTCCCGACAGGCTTCGTCTGGGGCGCGGCCACCTCCGCCTACCAGATCGAAGGCGCGGTCTCCGAGGACGGCCGCGGCCGATCCATCTGGGACACCTTCGTCCAGCAGCCCGGCCGGGTGGTCAACGGCGAGAACGCCGACGTCGCCATCGACCACTACCACCGTTACCGCGACGACGTCCGGATGATGGCCGACCTCGGCCTGGGCGCCTACCGGTTCTCCGTCTCCTGGCCCCGGATCCAGCCCGACGGCAGCGGCGCGATCAACTCCAAGGGCCTCGACTTCTACAGCCGGCTGGTCGACGAGCTGCTGGCGAGCGGCGTCGACCCGTGGGTGACGCTCTATCACTGGGACCTGCCGCAGGCCCTGGAGGACGCGGGCGGCTGGCCGTCACGGGAAACGTCGAAGCGCTTCGCCGACTACGCGGCGGCCGTACACGACGCGCTCGGCGACCGGGTCCGCAACTGGAGCACGATCAACGAGCCGTGGTGCGCGGCGTTCCTGGGATACGCCTCCGGTGAGCACGCCCCCGGGCGGCGCGAGCCGGCGCAGGCGGTGCGCGCCGCCCACCACCTCCTCCTCGCGCACGGCCTGGCCACCTCGGCCATGCGCGCCCAGCGGGCCGACAGCAGGATCGGCGGCAGCGTCAACCTCTACGCGATCTCGCCGCAGACCGGCTCCGAGGCCGACCAGGACGCCGCCCGCCGCATCGACGGCCTGCAGAACCGCTTCTTCCTGGACGCGCTGCTGAAGGGCGAGTACCCGGCCGACGTCCTGGAGGACCTCGCCGAGGTGCCTGGGTTCGTCCAGGACGGGGACATGAAGGTCATCTCCGCCCCGCTGGACATGCTGCTGATCAACTACTACAGCCGCTTCACCGTCTCGGGCACCCCCGGCGGCGCGGCGTCGGCCGCGGCGGCCCCCACCGGCACCGGGTCGCCGTGGGTCGGCAGCGAGGACGTGTCGTTCGTCGAGGGCGGGCGGCCGGTCACCGCGATGGGCTGGGAGATCGACGACAGCGGGCTGCACGAGATCCTGCTGCGGCTGGCCCGGGAGTACCCGCGGATCCCGCTGGTCATCTCCGAGAACGGCGCGGCCTTCGACGACGTCGTGGGCGCCGACGGCGTCGTGCACGACCACGATCGCCTGAACTACATCGACGCCCACCTGCGCACCTGCCACGCCGCGATCGAGGCCGGGGTGCCGCTGGAGGGCTACTTCGCCTGGTCGCTGATGGACAACTTCGAGTGGGCGTGGGGGTACGGCAAGCGTTTCGGGCTGGTGCGCGTCGACTACGAGTCGCAGCTGAGAGTTCCCAAAGAGAGCGCTCTCTGGTATGCCGGGACAATCAGGCGTGGAGGCCTGAGCGGTCCGGCAGAATAA
- a CDS encoding aldo/keto reductase, which produces MTTVNLALGAMNFGTRLDERTSFEVLDRFVDAGGTLIDTADCYAFWSDPSGRGGQSEEVIGRWLARRPGVRDRVYLSTKVGAEPVGPGEWPANREGLSAPAIRNAVQGSLQRLGTDRIDLYWAHMEDRAARLEDTAGAFAELVGSGTVGRLGCSNHPLWRVERARQIARGNGWAGYTALQLRHSYLQPRPGASVPGQDHRFGWVTDEIVDYVQSDPELSLWAYTALLGGAYTRPDRPLPEAYDHPGTTRRLAALARVARELGVSRNQVVLAWLSGGAPAVTPIVGVSGTEQLDEALAGVSLTLSTEHRGLLDAAA; this is translated from the coding sequence ATGACGACGGTCAATCTCGCGCTGGGAGCGATGAATTTCGGCACGCGCCTGGACGAGCGGACATCGTTCGAGGTGCTGGACCGGTTCGTGGACGCCGGGGGCACGCTGATCGACACGGCCGACTGCTATGCCTTCTGGTCCGACCCGAGCGGCCGGGGCGGGCAGAGCGAGGAGGTCATCGGCCGGTGGCTGGCCCGCCGCCCGGGCGTCCGGGACCGGGTGTATCTCAGCACCAAGGTGGGCGCCGAACCCGTGGGGCCCGGCGAGTGGCCCGCCAACCGCGAGGGCCTGTCGGCCCCCGCGATCAGGAACGCGGTGCAGGGCAGCCTCCAGCGGCTGGGCACCGACCGGATCGACCTGTACTGGGCGCACATGGAGGACCGCGCCGCCCGGCTGGAGGACACGGCCGGGGCCTTCGCGGAGCTCGTCGGGTCGGGCACCGTCGGCCGGCTGGGCTGTTCCAACCATCCGCTCTGGCGGGTGGAGCGGGCCCGGCAGATCGCCCGGGGCAACGGCTGGGCCGGGTACACCGCGCTCCAGCTGCGCCATTCGTACCTCCAGCCCCGTCCCGGTGCCTCCGTCCCCGGCCAGGACCACCGGTTCGGCTGGGTCACCGACGAGATCGTCGACTACGTCCAGTCCGACCCGGAGCTGTCCCTGTGGGCCTACACGGCACTTTTGGGAGGCGCCTACACCCGTCCTGACCGGCCACTCCCGGAGGCCTACGACCACCCGGGCACCACCCGGAGGCTGGCCGCCCTCGCCCGGGTGGCGCGGGAGCTCGGCGTCAGCCGGAACCAGGTGGTCCTGGCCTGGCTGTCCGGCGGCGCCCCGGCGGTGACACCGATCGTCGGCGTCAGCGGCACGGAGCAGCTCGACGAGGCACTCGCCGGGGTGTCGCTGACGTTGAGCACCGAACACCGCGGCCTGCTCGACGCCGCCGCCTGA
- a CDS encoding DUF6716 putative glycosyltransferase has translation MKVLAVADSDSYLKWAAHLLGDLPSSCTAELAVIRTPITPSPAQIHAAVAGAAADPPVLSARALRRAAERLRPDVVLVACTGPVVDVLVSEVLAGLTPRPVFVSGLPGISIPATEKAWVFRSGCDLFVLHSEREVEEFSAIGRELGGGGAVGLTRLPFLLGGGGEVPVTGPRDRVVFATQAKVPRRREERERILLGLAALAGRRPDLDVVVKLRALDTERQTHNERHHYQRLWQSLADDGRVRPGAVRFAVGPMHEHLAHAAGFVTVSSTAALEAIAQSVPLLVLSDFGVSAEMINLVFEDSGLLGTLDDLSESRFRTPDEAWCQANYFHRRGESDWVSQMVTLVAQVRAGRRAPARSLLDGPQHAAARRRARLRVEVPPNVLRVGYRAKRRMRRYLNALG, from the coding sequence TTGAAGGTCCTGGCCGTGGCCGACTCGGATTCCTACCTGAAGTGGGCCGCCCACCTGCTCGGGGACCTGCCGTCGAGCTGTACGGCGGAGCTGGCGGTGATCCGTACGCCCATCACGCCCTCCCCGGCCCAGATCCACGCGGCCGTCGCGGGTGCGGCCGCCGATCCGCCCGTGCTGTCGGCCCGTGCGCTGCGCCGGGCCGCCGAGCGGCTCAGACCGGACGTGGTGCTGGTCGCCTGCACCGGGCCCGTGGTGGACGTGCTGGTCAGCGAGGTGCTCGCCGGCCTGACGCCGAGGCCGGTGTTCGTCTCCGGGCTGCCGGGGATCTCCATCCCGGCGACCGAGAAGGCATGGGTGTTCCGCAGCGGATGCGACCTGTTCGTCCTGCACAGCGAGCGGGAGGTCGAGGAGTTCTCGGCGATCGGCCGGGAACTGGGCGGAGGCGGGGCGGTGGGACTGACCCGGCTGCCGTTCCTCCTCGGCGGCGGCGGGGAGGTCCCCGTCACCGGCCCGCGCGACCGGGTGGTGTTCGCGACCCAGGCCAAGGTGCCCAGGCGCAGGGAGGAGCGCGAGCGGATCCTGCTCGGGCTGGCCGCGCTGGCCGGACGGCGGCCCGACCTTGACGTGGTGGTCAAGCTCCGCGCCCTGGACACCGAGCGGCAGACCCACAACGAGCGCCACCACTACCAGCGCCTGTGGCAGTCGCTGGCCGACGACGGCCGGGTCCGTCCCGGCGCCGTGCGGTTCGCCGTGGGGCCCATGCACGAGCACCTGGCCCACGCGGCCGGATTCGTCACGGTCAGCTCGACCGCCGCGCTGGAGGCGATCGCCCAGTCGGTGCCCCTGCTGGTGCTGTCGGACTTCGGGGTCAGCGCCGAGATGATCAACCTGGTCTTCGAGGACAGCGGCCTGCTCGGCACGCTGGACGACCTGTCCGAGAGCCGCTTCCGCACCCCGGACGAGGCCTGGTGCCAGGCCAACTACTTCCACCGGCGCGGGGAGAGCGACTGGGTGTCCCAGATGGTCACGCTGGTCGCCCAGGTCCGTGCGGGACGCCGGGCTCCGGCCCGGTCGCTGCTCGACGGCCCGCAGCACGCCGCCGCCCGGCGCCGCGCCCGCCTGCGGGTCGAGGTCCCGCCCAACGTGCTGCGCGTCGGCTACCGGGCCAAGCGCCGGATGCGCCGCTACCTCAACGCGCTGGGCTGA
- a CDS encoding carbohydrate ABC transporter permease — protein sequence MTAIQTRRPAQPEARNRIWDAGPLTKVVLAVALVLSAFPIYYMFIMATRTNEEAIDVPPPMLPGGHLGENVERLLATEDAYFLTGLANSAIVSVTVTLSVVLISTLAGFAFAKLRFRGSKILLGLILVTMMVPLQQMGVVPLYELMVTLGWTGQLKAVILPFLVNGFGVFMMTQYATQAVPDELVEAARVDGASTMRIYANVILPALRPGMAVLALLVFMQTWNEFMWPLIVLNPDNPVVQTSIAALNQAHGTDYVMLFTGTAASVLPLFIVFVAFGRQIVGGLMEGAVKA from the coding sequence GTGACGGCGATCCAGACCCGGCGCCCCGCGCAGCCGGAGGCCCGCAACCGCATCTGGGACGCCGGCCCGCTGACGAAGGTCGTCCTCGCCGTCGCCCTCGTGCTGTCGGCCTTCCCGATCTACTACATGTTCATCATGGCCACGCGGACCAACGAGGAGGCGATCGACGTCCCGCCGCCGATGCTGCCCGGCGGGCACCTCGGTGAGAACGTCGAGCGGCTGCTGGCCACCGAGGACGCCTACTTCCTCACCGGCCTGGCCAACTCGGCCATCGTCTCGGTCACCGTGACCCTGTCGGTCGTGCTCATCTCCACCCTGGCCGGCTTCGCCTTCGCCAAGCTGCGTTTCAGGGGCAGCAAGATCCTGCTGGGCCTGATCCTGGTGACGATGATGGTCCCGCTCCAGCAGATGGGCGTGGTGCCGCTGTACGAGCTCATGGTCACCCTCGGCTGGACCGGCCAGCTCAAGGCGGTGATCCTGCCCTTCCTGGTCAACGGGTTCGGGGTCTTCATGATGACCCAGTACGCCACCCAGGCGGTGCCGGACGAGCTCGTCGAGGCGGCCCGGGTCGACGGCGCCTCCACCATGCGCATCTACGCGAACGTCATCCTGCCCGCGCTCCGTCCCGGCATGGCCGTACTGGCGCTGCTCGTCTTCATGCAGACCTGGAACGAGTTCATGTGGCCGTTGATCGTCCTGAACCCGGACAACCCCGTGGTGCAGACCTCGATCGCCGCGCTCAACCAGGCCCACGGCACCGACTACGTCATGTTGTTCACCGGCACGGCGGCCTCGGTCCTCCCCCTGTTCATCGTTTTCGTCGCGTTCGGTCGCCAGATCGTCGGCGGCCTCATGGAAGGTGCGGTCAAGGCATGA
- a CDS encoding CHAP domain-containing protein codes for MAKNRLTPKTRHLTHLVLGASIALGGGLAAAPSALADTPGQGHLNPAPAEVAQPVKANKTPLQIEAERLPKVTAAQVLDLAAKQVGISENAQGGGTKFQSWYVASPRAKETVARDGGSPRAYANAPWCAMFVSWVGEQAGIRPTMGWDAYTVSHAKWFKDNKHWGTTAKPGAVVYFDWNGGKSISGIDHVGFVKKDNGDGTISTIEGNTGNGKVEHRVRPKSQVVGYGYPVYAG; via the coding sequence ATGGCCAAGAACCGCCTCACCCCCAAGACCCGTCACCTGACCCACCTCGTTCTGGGCGCCTCCATCGCTCTCGGTGGCGGCCTCGCAGCAGCCCCCTCCGCCCTGGCGGACACTCCCGGACAGGGCCACCTCAACCCCGCCCCCGCAGAGGTCGCCCAGCCCGTCAAGGCGAACAAGACCCCTCTCCAGATCGAGGCCGAGCGCCTGCCCAAGGTCACGGCCGCGCAGGTCCTGGACCTCGCCGCCAAGCAGGTCGGCATCTCCGAGAACGCCCAGGGCGGCGGGACCAAGTTCCAGTCCTGGTACGTGGCCTCCCCCCGGGCCAAGGAGACCGTCGCCCGTGACGGCGGCAGCCCGCGAGCCTACGCCAACGCCCCCTGGTGCGCGATGTTCGTCTCCTGGGTCGGCGAGCAGGCCGGCATCCGGCCCACCATGGGCTGGGACGCCTACACCGTCTCCCACGCCAAGTGGTTCAAGGACAACAAGCACTGGGGCACCACCGCCAAGCCCGGCGCCGTCGTCTACTTCGACTGGAACGGCGGCAAGAGCATCAGCGGCATCGACCACGTCGGCTTCGTGAAGAAGGACAACGGCGACGGCACGATCAGCACGATCGAGGGCAACACCGGAAACGGCAAGGTCGAGCACCGCGTCCGGCCCAAGTCCCAGGTCGTCGGCTACGGCTACCCGGTCTACGCGGGCTGA
- a CDS encoding ABC transporter substrate-binding protein, giving the protein MLNNKRQGKLAAVAVMAATALAITSCGSSDDAKPAAGGSSAPAAAEPVTITVHTFGGGENFGYDKAVETWNAAHPNIQVKYQNLTDRFEDVYLPQLLQRLQAGSGAADIIALDEGAMGLMKARPQFFTDLAAYGLDSRKADFPAAKWDNGINADNKLFALGTDIGGMTMCYRADLFKKAGLPTEREEVGKLWPDWNAFMEVGKKFQAANPGKSDPKFLDGPNTLYNVILSQEAPKNGNVSYFDKNNQLVIESNPAIKTSFDTVKSFSEAGLTAKLASFTPPWNAAIKKGGFAAMGCPAWMLGVVSGAAGDSNKGKWDVAAVPGGAGNWGGSYLAVPKQSKHPKEAAEVLNYLTGKEGHVLAFQEAAAFPSSIPAQQDPAVSELKNAFFNDAPTGQIFGASVKDLLPTFLGEKHAQVKTSVEKVLEGMDQGSVPYDQAWTKFLEAGVKAAG; this is encoded by the coding sequence ATGTTGAACAACAAGCGGCAGGGCAAGCTCGCCGCGGTCGCGGTCATGGCTGCCACCGCCCTGGCGATCACTTCCTGCGGTTCGAGTGACGACGCCAAGCCCGCGGCCGGCGGCAGTTCCGCGCCGGCCGCCGCCGAGCCGGTGACCATCACCGTGCACACCTTCGGCGGCGGCGAGAACTTCGGCTACGACAAGGCCGTGGAGACGTGGAACGCCGCGCACCCGAACATCCAGGTCAAGTACCAGAACCTGACGGACCGTTTCGAGGACGTCTACCTGCCCCAGCTGCTCCAGCGCCTGCAGGCCGGCAGCGGCGCGGCCGACATCATCGCCCTGGACGAGGGCGCGATGGGCCTCATGAAGGCCCGTCCGCAGTTCTTCACCGACCTCGCCGCGTACGGGCTGGACAGCCGCAAGGCCGACTTCCCCGCGGCGAAGTGGGACAACGGCATCAACGCCGACAACAAGCTGTTCGCCCTGGGCACCGACATCGGCGGCATGACCATGTGCTACCGCGCGGACCTGTTCAAGAAGGCCGGCCTGCCCACCGAACGCGAGGAGGTCGGCAAGCTCTGGCCGGACTGGAACGCCTTCATGGAGGTCGGCAAGAAGTTCCAGGCCGCCAACCCCGGCAAGAGCGACCCCAAGTTCCTCGACGGCCCGAACACCCTCTACAACGTGATCCTGTCGCAGGAGGCGCCGAAGAACGGCAACGTCTCCTACTTCGACAAGAACAACCAGCTCGTCATCGAGAGCAACCCGGCCATCAAGACCTCCTTCGACACGGTGAAGAGCTTCAGCGAGGCCGGTCTGACCGCCAAGCTCGCCTCCTTCACCCCGCCGTGGAACGCCGCCATCAAGAAGGGCGGGTTCGCCGCGATGGGCTGCCCGGCCTGGATGCTCGGCGTGGTCTCCGGCGCGGCCGGTGACTCCAACAAGGGCAAGTGGGACGTCGCGGCGGTGCCCGGCGGCGCCGGCAACTGGGGCGGCTCCTACCTCGCGGTGCCCAAGCAGAGCAAGCACCCCAAGGAGGCCGCCGAGGTCCTGAACTACCTCACCGGCAAGGAGGGCCACGTCCTGGCCTTCCAGGAGGCCGCGGCCTTCCCGAGCTCCATCCCCGCGCAGCAGGACCCGGCGGTCAGCGAGCTGAAGAACGCGTTCTTCAACGACGCGCCCACCGGCCAGATCTTCGGCGCCTCGGTCAAGGACCTGCTCCCCACCTTCCTCGGTGAGAAGCACGCCCAGGTGAAGACCTCCGTGGAGAAGGTCCTGGAGGGCATGGACCAGGGCTCGGTCCCCTACGACCAGGCCTGGACCAAGTTCCTCGAGGCCGGCGTCAAGGCAGCGGGCTGA